The following coding sequences lie in one Apium graveolens cultivar Ventura chromosome 1, ASM990537v1, whole genome shotgun sequence genomic window:
- the LOC141724536 gene encoding uncharacterized protein LOC141724536, whose product MASEVKKNYVKGQGKRRRPSISGSSFSTQSAQSSSQPVIHNPANCVRAICRDPELLRILGGHLGALDPEELARTVAEVNASQQGDDSEGAHRDDRDEDFGGSS is encoded by the exons ATGGCATCTGAAGTCAAGAAGAACTATGTCAAAGGTCAAGGAAAACGACGACGCCCGTCCATTAGTGGCTCCTCATTTAGCACGCAGTCTGCACAGTCATCAAGCCAGCCAGTTATTCATAATCCTGCTAACTGTGTGAGGGCTATTTGTCGAGATCCCGAGCTTCTTCGTATACTGGGAGGCCATCTCGGAGCTTTGGATCCCGAGGAGCTAGCCCGTACAGTGGCAGAGGTGAATGCATCACAACAAGGGGATGACTCTGAG GGAGCACATCGTGACGATCGTGATGAGGACTTTGGCGGATCTTCTTAG